TGCTCGCCCAATCGTCCAGCATCCCGTTGCAATGGCTGGACGTGCTGATCTTGGCGGCCAGCGTGATCGGCATTACGGCGTTCGGCATGTGGATCGGCCGCAAGGAGAAGAGCACCGGCGACTACTATCTGGCCGGCAAGACCGTCGCCTGGTGGGCCGTGGCGGGTTCGATCTTCGGGACGAACATCAGTTCGCACCATATGGTCGGCATGATGGGCGCCGGGTTGAAAGAGGGTTTCGCGCAAGCCAACTTCGAGTTCGGGGCGATCTTCGGCTTGCTGGCGTTATGTTATTTCTTTCTGCCGTTTTACCGGCGGATGGGGCTCTATACGCTCTCGGAATATCTTGGCCGCCGCTTCGACGATCGCAGCCGGCTCGTGTATTCGGTCACCAACATGGCGTTCCTGCTGATCCAAATGGTCGGCACCATGATCTTGGGCGCGCTGACCATTGCCACGCTGACCGCGGATTCGCCGTATGCGATCAGCTATGAACTTGCCGTTTGCCTGCTGGCCGCCGTGGCCGCCGCTTACACGTTCTTCGGCGGCTTGAAGGCCGATATCTTCAACGACGTCGTTCAAAGCGTGCTTCTGTTGATCGGCAGTGGGATGCTCGCCGTCTTGGCGATTTGGCATCCCAACGTCGGCGGGCTCTCCGGCTTGCTCGAAAAGCAACCTGAGAAGTTTCACGTCTTCTTCGAAGCCAGCCATCCCGAGTTGCCGTGGAGCGGCGTACTTAGCGGACTGATGGTGCTGCATCTTTATTACTGGGGCACTAACCAGTTCATCGTCCAACGTACGCTCGGCGCCCGCAGCGATTGGGACGCGCGGATGGGCACCGTCGCGGCCGGCTTTTTCAAACTGT
This region of Planctomycetia bacterium genomic DNA includes:
- a CDS encoding sodium/solute symporter (Members of the Solute:Sodium Symporter (SSS), TC 2.A.21 as described in tcdb.org, catalyze solute:Na+ symport. Known solutes for members of the family include sugars, amino acids, nucleosides, inositols, vitamins, urea or anions, depending on the system.), whose product is MPGSVPILLAQSSSIPLQWLDVLILAASVIGITAFGMWIGRKEKSTGDYYLAGKTVAWWAVAGSIFGTNISSHHMVGMMGAGLKEGFAQANFEFGAIFGLLALCYFFLPFYRRMGLYTLSEYLGRRFDDRSRLVYSVTNMAFLLIQMVGTMILGALTIATLTADSPYAISYELAVCLLAAVAAAYTFFGGLKADIFNDVVQSVLLLIGSGMLAVLAIWHPNVGGLSGLLEKQPEKFHVFFEASHPELPWSGVLSGLMVLHLYYWGTNQFIVQRTLGARSDWDARMGTVAAGFFKLLIPFLCIVPGMAAGYILTIDPATESDMAFAGLTRELLPSGYGLVGLVMAALVAGILSTIDSMMNSTATLFTFDIYKKYVRPEASEMRLIWVGRASMMLMVALAIGLSLYFGKTRGGIFNRMADFNAYLVPGVIVAYVAGILQPRVTRTASFICILAGPFLSILFEQSARIGFNHSLQAFHRAGLATLACYGLLLVVSFSTQHERDADREQYTWWRFRRERPSEPVHVRPWWQRDKLWACALVACTLAMVWFFA